Proteins encoded together in one Miscanthus floridulus cultivar M001 chromosome 16, ASM1932011v1, whole genome shotgun sequence window:
- the LOC136510384 gene encoding peroxidase 45-like gives MDPGFASQLNDTYSSDPNAFAFLDPSPVGFDNAFYRNLQVDKGLLGSDQVLYSDMRSRSTVDYYASNQGAFFGDFVTAMTKLGRIGVKTPAIDGDIRRDCRFPN, from the coding sequence atggaccccggcttcgcTTCGCAGCTGAACGACACCTACAGCTCGGACCCCAACGCCTtcgccttcctcgacccctcgccggtggGCTTCGACAACGCCTTCTACCGGAACCTGCAGGTCGACAAGGGCCTCCTGGGCTCCGACCAGGTGCTCTACTCCGACATGAGGTCGCGCAGCACGGTTGACTACTACGCGTCCaaccagggtgccttcttcggTGATTTTGTGACGGCGATGACTAAGCtcgggaggatcggggtcaagacgcCGGCCATCGACGGCGATATACGCCGagactgccggttcccgaactag